A stretch of the Musa acuminata AAA Group cultivar baxijiao chromosome BXJ2-7, Cavendish_Baxijiao_AAA, whole genome shotgun sequence genome encodes the following:
- the LOC135580830 gene encoding myosin-11-like isoform X1: MKMDAGQFKTGTPVNIIIGSHVWIEDASLAWIDGLVTKITGENAEVQASNGKTVVANLSKIYPKDMETPPGGVDDMTKLSYLHEPGVLQNLSTRYQLNEIYTYTGNILIAINPFQRLPHIYDSHMMTQYKGAPLGELSPHVFAVADVAYRAMINEGKRNSILVSGESGAGKTETTKMLMRYLAYLGGRAATEGRTVEQQVLESNPVLEAFGNAKTVRNNNSSRFGKFVEIQFNRQGKISGAAIRTYLLERSRVCQVSDPERNYHCFYLLCAAPPEEIEKYKLGPPKSFHYLNQSNCYELVGVSDAHDYLATRRAMDIVGISAQEQDAIFRVVAAILHLGNIDFAKGKEIDSSVLKDDKSKFHLKMTAELLMCDSEALEDALCKRVMITPEEVIKRPLDPLAATVSRDGLAKTIYSRLFDWIVDKINVSIGQDPTSKSLIGVLDIYGFESFKTNSFEQFCINFTNEKLQQHFNQHVFKMEQEEYTKEEINWSYIEFVDNQDVLDLIEKKPGGIIALLDEACMFPKSTHETFAQKLYQTFKTHKRFIKPKLSRTDFSLSHYAGEVLYQSDHFLDKNKDYVVAEHQDLLSASKCPFVSGLFPPLPEETSKSSKFSSIGSRFKLQLQALMETLNSTEPHYIRCVKPNNLLKPAIFENVNVMQQLRCGGVLEAIRISCAGYPTRRTFDEFLHRFGVLAPEVLEGNCDEKIACHKILEKKGLIGFQIGKTKVFLRAGQMAELDARRAEVLNSAAKTIQNQIRTYILRKQFIALRNATIDVQSLWRRRLACKLYEHMRRENAAIKIQKNLRQYKAKKVYTQLKLSVLVLQTGFRFLAARNDYRFRRQTKAATIVQAHWHRYKAFSYHVKLKRAAIVTQCIWRGTVARKELRKLKMAARETGALKEAKDKLEKKVEELTWRLQLEKRLRTDLEEAKGQEIAKLQGSLQEMQSKMEETTAVLIKEREAAKKAIEEAPPVVKETTVLVQDTEKINSLTAEVENLKASLESEKQRADDSENRCIEAQHISEERQRKLHETEGKVHQLQESLNRFEEKLANLESENKVLRKQAVSMPPNKLLPGRSKSTLQRSSENGHIINGEARPIADPYSASFNMREYSEVDDKPQKSLNEKQQENQDLLIRCIARDLGFAVSRPVAACITYKCLLQWRSFEVERTSVFDRIIQTIGHAIETQDNNEVLAYWLSNASTLLLLLQRTLKASGAAGISPQRRRSSSATIFGRMTQSFRGTPQGMNLSFVNGSLTAVDNLHQVEAKYPALLFKQQLTAYVEKIYGMIRDNLKKEISPLLGLCIQAPRTSRASLVKGSSRSLTNSGAQQALIAHWQGIVKSLDTFLHTLKANHVPPFLVRKVFTQIFSFINVQLFNSLLLRRECCSFSNGEYVKAGLAELENWCYKATDEYVGSAWDELKHIRQAIGFLVIHQKPKKTLNEISHDLCPVLSVRQLYRISTMYWDDKYGTHSVSPEVISNMRVLMTEDSNNPVSNSFLLDDDSSIPFSVDDISKTMKPIDISDIEPPPLIRENSGFMFLLPQTN; this comes from the exons ATGAAGATGGACGCGGGCCAATTCAAAACG GGAACTCCAGTTAATATAATTATAGGTTCTCATGTGTGGATTGAAGATGCTTCATTAGCCTGGATTGATGGACTGGTCACTAAGATTACCGGTGAAAATGCTGAGGTCCAGGCTTCCAATGGGAAAACG GTTGTTGCAAATTTGTCAAAAATATATCCAAAAGATATGGAAACACCTCCAGGAGGAGTTGATGACATGACAAAGCTCTCTTATCTGCATGAGCCTGGAGTTCTGCAGAATTTGTCAACCAGATACCAACTGAATGAAATTTAT ACTTACACAGGAAATATTCTAATTGCTATAAATCCCTTCCAAAGGTTACCCCATATATATGATTCCCACATGATGACACAATACAAAGGTGCACCATTGGGTGAGCTAAGTCCTCATGTATTTGCTGTGGCAGATGTGGCATACAG GGCAATGATAAATGAGGGAAAAAGGAATTCTATTTTGGTTAGTGGTGAAAGTGGTGCAGGTAAAACTGAGACAACAAAGATGCTGATGCGCTATCTTGCTTATTTGGGTGGACGTGCTGCTACTGAAGGACGAACGGTGGAGCAACAAGTTCTGGAA TCAAATCCAGTTCTTGAAGCATTTGGAAATGCTAAAACTGTCAGAAATAACAATTCCAG TCGTTTTGGCAAGTTTGTTGAGATCCAGTTTAATAGGCAAGGTAAAATATCAGGTGCTGCCATTCGTACCTACCTTCTTGAAAGGTCCCGAGTATGCCAGGTTTCTGATCCAGAGCGCAACTATCACTGCTTTTACCTTCTATGTGCAGCACCACCAGAG GAAATTGAGAAGTATAAATTAGGACCACCTAAGTCATTTCACTATCTTAACCAATCAAATTGCTATGAATTGGTTGGTGTGAGTGATGCTCATGACTATCTGGCCACCAGGAGGGCTATGGATATTGTTGGAATTAGTGCACAAGAACAG GATGCAATTTTCAGGGTTGTTGCAGCCATTCTTCATCTTGGTAATATTGATTTTGCCAAGGGAAAGGAAATAGATTCATCAGTTTTAAAAGATGACAAATCCAAGTTTCATCTTAAGATGACTGCTGAGCTTCTAAT GTGTGATTCTGAAGCTTTGGAAGATGCATTGTGTAAGCGTGTGATGATTACACCAGAAGAAGTTATTAAGAGACCACTTGATCCTCTTGCTGCGACTGTAAGCAGGGATGGCTTAGCTAAGACAATATATTCTCGCTTATTTGACTG GATTGTTGATAAAATTAACGTTTCAATTGGGCAAGATCCAACCTCTAAGTCACTGATTGGGGTCCTAGATATCTATGGTTTTGAAAGTTTTAAGACAAACAG TTTTGAGCAATTTTGCATCAATTTCACAAATGAGAAACTACAGCAGCATTTCAACCAG CATGTTTTCAAGATGGAGCAGGAAGAGTACACAAAAGAGGAAATAAATTGGAGCTACATTGAATTTGTTGATAACCAAGATGTCCTGGATCTTATTGAGAAG AAACCTGGAGGTATCATTGCACTCCTTGATGAAGCATG CATGTTCCCAAAATCAACACATGAAACCTTTGCACAAAAGCTTTACCAGACATTTAAAACACACAAGCGCTTCATCAAGCCCAAGCTCTCTCGCACTGATTTTTCTTTAAGCCATTATGCTGGAGAG GTTCTATATCAATCTGATCATTTTTTGGACAAAAATAAGGATTATGTTGTGGCTGAACACCAAGATTTGTTGAGTGCTTCGAAATGCCCATTTGTTTCAGGCCTTTTTCCTCCTCTGCCTGAGGAGACTTCCAAGTCCTCTAAGTTCTCATCTATTGGTTCTCGTTTTAAG CTACAACTACAGGCATTGATGGAGACCTTAAATTCCACAGAACCCCATTATATTCGATGTGTGAAGCCGAACAATCTTCTAAAACCTGCTATATTCGAAAATGTCAATGTCATGCAACAATTACGGTGTGGT GGTGTTCTCGAAGCTATTAGAATAAGCTGTGCTGGATATCCTACCCGTCGTACCTTTGATGAATTTTTGCACCGTTTTGGTGTTCTTGCTCCAGAAGTTTTGGAGGGAAA ttGTGATGAGAAGATAGCTTGCCATAAGATTCTGGAAAAGAAGGGGTTAATAGGTTTTCAG ATAGGCAAAACAAAAGTTTTCCTTAGAGCTGGTCAGATGGCGGAGTTAGATGCTCGACGAGCTGAAGTTCTTAACAGCGCTGCAAAAACTATTCAAAATCAAATACGTACATATATTCTGCGGAAACAATTTATCGCTTTGCGGAACGCAACAATTGATGTGCAGTCATTGTGGAGAA GAAGACTGGCATGTAAGTTGTACGAACATATGAGGAGGGAGAATGCTGCAATAAAAATTCAGAAAAATTTGCGTCAGTACAAGGCTAAGAAGGTTTATACACAATTAAAGTTGTCAGTTCTTGTCCTGCAAACTGGTTTTAGGTTTTTGGCTGCTCGGAATGACTATAGATTTAGGAGGCAAACCAAGGCAGCAACTATTGTTCAG GCTCACTGGCATCGTTATAAAGCTTTTTCATACCATGTAAAGCTAAAGAGGGCAGCAATTGTCACCCAGTGCATCTGGAGGGGAACGGTTGCAAGAAAAGAGCTTAGGAAGCTCAAAATG GCTGCACGAGAAACAGGTGCTCTCAAGGAAGCAAAGGATAAGCTTGAAAAGAAAGTGGAAGAACTCACATGGCGTTTGCAATTGGAAAAGCGCTTGAGG ACAGACCTAGAGGAAGCTAAAGGTCAAGAGATAGCAAAGTTACAAGGCTCTTTGCAAGAAATGCAAAGTAAAATGGAAGAGACGACTGCAGTTCTTATCAAGGAACGAGAGGCTGCAAAAAAGGCTATTGAAGAAGCACCTCCTGTTGTCAAGGAAACTACTGTTCTTGTTCAGGATACTGAGAAGATAAATTCCTTGACAGCTGAAGTGGAGAACTTGAAG GCCTCATTAGAATCAGAAAAACAACGCGCTGATGATTCTGAAAACAGGTGCATCGAAGCTCAACATATAAGCGAAGAAAGACAGAGGAAGTTACATGAAACAGAAGGAAAAGTACATCAACTCCAGGAATCTTTGAACAG GTTTGAAGAGAAGTTGGCAAATCTAGAGTCAGAAAATAAAGTGCTTCGTAAGCAGGCTGTATCCATGCCTCCCAATAAGTTGTTACCAGGACGTTCTAAATCAACACTGCAG AGGAGCTCTGAAAATGGTCATATTATTAATGGCGAGGCTAGGCCAATTGCA GATCCATACAGTGCATCTTTCAACATGAGGGAGTATTCTGAAGTAGACGATAAGCCACAGAAATCTCTCAATGAGAAACAGCAG GAAAATCAGGACTTGCTGATTAGGTGTATTGCTCGAGACTTAGGATTTGCAGTGAGCAGACCTGTTGCTGCCTGTATTACTTATAAATGCCTTCTGCAATGGAGATCATTTGAAGTTGAGCGCACTAGTGTTTTTGACCGTATTATTCAGACAATTGGTCATGCTATTGAG ACCCAGGATAATAATGAGGTCTTGGCTTATTGGCTTTCCAATGCTTCAACTTTATTGTTGCTCCTCCAACGTACATTGAAAGCAAGCGGTGCAGCAGGCATATCTCCACAACGCCGAAGGTCCTCATCTGCTACTATTTTCGGCAGGATGACTCAA AGTTTCAGGGGAACCCCGCAAGGCATGAACCTCTCTTTCGTGAATGGAAGTTTGACTGCTGTAGATAATTTACACCAAGTTGAAGCGAAGTATCCTGCTTTACTATTCAAACAACAACTTACGGCATATGTAGAAAAAATATATGGAATGATCCGGGATAATCTAAAGAAGGAGATATCTCCGTTGCTTGGTTTGTGCATTCAG GCCCCACGAACATCAAGAGCTAGTCTAGTCAAAGGATCTTCCCGCTCGCTTACAAATTCTGGTGCACAGCAAGCTTTGATTGCTCACTGGCAAGGGATCGTTAAGAGCCTTGACACTTTCTTGCACACATTGAAAGCCAATCAT GTGCCCCCTTTCTTAGTTCGGAAGGTGTTCACACAGATATTTTCCTTCATAAATGTACAGCTATTTAACAG TCTTCTACTGAGGAGAGAATGCTGCTCATTTAGTAATGGTGAATATGTTAAAGCAGGATTAGCTGAACTAGAAAATTGGTGCTATAAAGCAACTGATGAG TATGTAGGATCAGCTTGGGATGAACTAAAGCATATACGACAGGCTATTGGGTTCCTG GTCATTCATCAAAAGCCAAAGAAGACCCTGAATGAAATTAGCCATGACCTTTGTCCG GTGCTCAGTGTCCGACAGTTATATCGGATAAGTACAATGTACTGGGATGATAAATATGGGACACATAGTGTGTCCCCTGAG GTAATTTCAAATATGAGGGTGCTAATGACTGAAGACTCGAACAATCCTGTGAGCAACTCATTCTTATTGGATGATGACTCAAG CATACCATTTTCTGTTGATGACATATCAAAGACGATGAAACCTATTGATATATCCGACATTGAGCCACCACCACTTATTCGAGAGAACTCAGGCTTCATGTTCTTGTTGCCTCAAACCAACTAA
- the LOC135580830 gene encoding myosin-9-like isoform X2 encodes MLKLSEITIPGAAIRTYLLERSRVCQVSDPERNYHCFYLLCAAPPEEIEKYKLGPPKSFHYLNQSNCYELVGVSDAHDYLATRRAMDIVGISAQEQDAIFRVVAAILHLGNIDFAKGKEIDSSVLKDDKSKFHLKMTAELLMCDSEALEDALCKRVMITPEEVIKRPLDPLAATVSRDGLAKTIYSRLFDWIVDKINVSIGQDPTSKSLIGVLDIYGFESFKTNSFEQFCINFTNEKLQQHFNQHVFKMEQEEYTKEEINWSYIEFVDNQDVLDLIEKKPGGIIALLDEACMFPKSTHETFAQKLYQTFKTHKRFIKPKLSRTDFSLSHYAGEVLYQSDHFLDKNKDYVVAEHQDLLSASKCPFVSGLFPPLPEETSKSSKFSSIGSRFKLQLQALMETLNSTEPHYIRCVKPNNLLKPAIFENVNVMQQLRCGGVLEAIRISCAGYPTRRTFDEFLHRFGVLAPEVLEGNCDEKIACHKILEKKGLIGFQIGKTKVFLRAGQMAELDARRAEVLNSAAKTIQNQIRTYILRKQFIALRNATIDVQSLWRRRLACKLYEHMRRENAAIKIQKNLRQYKAKKVYTQLKLSVLVLQTGFRFLAARNDYRFRRQTKAATIVQAHWHRYKAFSYHVKLKRAAIVTQCIWRGTVARKELRKLKMAARETGALKEAKDKLEKKVEELTWRLQLEKRLRTDLEEAKGQEIAKLQGSLQEMQSKMEETTAVLIKEREAAKKAIEEAPPVVKETTVLVQDTEKINSLTAEVENLKASLESEKQRADDSENRCIEAQHISEERQRKLHETEGKVHQLQESLNRFEEKLANLESENKVLRKQAVSMPPNKLLPGRSKSTLQRSSENGHIINGEARPIADPYSASFNMREYSEVDDKPQKSLNEKQQENQDLLIRCIARDLGFAVSRPVAACITYKCLLQWRSFEVERTSVFDRIIQTIGHAIETQDNNEVLAYWLSNASTLLLLLQRTLKASGAAGISPQRRRSSSATIFGRMTQSFRGTPQGMNLSFVNGSLTAVDNLHQVEAKYPALLFKQQLTAYVEKIYGMIRDNLKKEISPLLGLCIQAPRTSRASLVKGSSRSLTNSGAQQALIAHWQGIVKSLDTFLHTLKANHVPPFLVRKVFTQIFSFINVQLFNSLLLRRECCSFSNGEYVKAGLAELENWCYKATDEYVGSAWDELKHIRQAIGFLVIHQKPKKTLNEISHDLCPVLSVRQLYRISTMYWDDKYGTHSVSPEVISNMRVLMTEDSNNPVSNSFLLDDDSSIPFSVDDISKTMKPIDISDIEPPPLIRENSGFMFLLPQTN; translated from the exons ATGCTAAAACTGTCAGAAATAACAATTCCAG GTGCTGCCATTCGTACCTACCTTCTTGAAAGGTCCCGAGTATGCCAGGTTTCTGATCCAGAGCGCAACTATCACTGCTTTTACCTTCTATGTGCAGCACCACCAGAG GAAATTGAGAAGTATAAATTAGGACCACCTAAGTCATTTCACTATCTTAACCAATCAAATTGCTATGAATTGGTTGGTGTGAGTGATGCTCATGACTATCTGGCCACCAGGAGGGCTATGGATATTGTTGGAATTAGTGCACAAGAACAG GATGCAATTTTCAGGGTTGTTGCAGCCATTCTTCATCTTGGTAATATTGATTTTGCCAAGGGAAAGGAAATAGATTCATCAGTTTTAAAAGATGACAAATCCAAGTTTCATCTTAAGATGACTGCTGAGCTTCTAAT GTGTGATTCTGAAGCTTTGGAAGATGCATTGTGTAAGCGTGTGATGATTACACCAGAAGAAGTTATTAAGAGACCACTTGATCCTCTTGCTGCGACTGTAAGCAGGGATGGCTTAGCTAAGACAATATATTCTCGCTTATTTGACTG GATTGTTGATAAAATTAACGTTTCAATTGGGCAAGATCCAACCTCTAAGTCACTGATTGGGGTCCTAGATATCTATGGTTTTGAAAGTTTTAAGACAAACAG TTTTGAGCAATTTTGCATCAATTTCACAAATGAGAAACTACAGCAGCATTTCAACCAG CATGTTTTCAAGATGGAGCAGGAAGAGTACACAAAAGAGGAAATAAATTGGAGCTACATTGAATTTGTTGATAACCAAGATGTCCTGGATCTTATTGAGAAG AAACCTGGAGGTATCATTGCACTCCTTGATGAAGCATG CATGTTCCCAAAATCAACACATGAAACCTTTGCACAAAAGCTTTACCAGACATTTAAAACACACAAGCGCTTCATCAAGCCCAAGCTCTCTCGCACTGATTTTTCTTTAAGCCATTATGCTGGAGAG GTTCTATATCAATCTGATCATTTTTTGGACAAAAATAAGGATTATGTTGTGGCTGAACACCAAGATTTGTTGAGTGCTTCGAAATGCCCATTTGTTTCAGGCCTTTTTCCTCCTCTGCCTGAGGAGACTTCCAAGTCCTCTAAGTTCTCATCTATTGGTTCTCGTTTTAAG CTACAACTACAGGCATTGATGGAGACCTTAAATTCCACAGAACCCCATTATATTCGATGTGTGAAGCCGAACAATCTTCTAAAACCTGCTATATTCGAAAATGTCAATGTCATGCAACAATTACGGTGTGGT GGTGTTCTCGAAGCTATTAGAATAAGCTGTGCTGGATATCCTACCCGTCGTACCTTTGATGAATTTTTGCACCGTTTTGGTGTTCTTGCTCCAGAAGTTTTGGAGGGAAA ttGTGATGAGAAGATAGCTTGCCATAAGATTCTGGAAAAGAAGGGGTTAATAGGTTTTCAG ATAGGCAAAACAAAAGTTTTCCTTAGAGCTGGTCAGATGGCGGAGTTAGATGCTCGACGAGCTGAAGTTCTTAACAGCGCTGCAAAAACTATTCAAAATCAAATACGTACATATATTCTGCGGAAACAATTTATCGCTTTGCGGAACGCAACAATTGATGTGCAGTCATTGTGGAGAA GAAGACTGGCATGTAAGTTGTACGAACATATGAGGAGGGAGAATGCTGCAATAAAAATTCAGAAAAATTTGCGTCAGTACAAGGCTAAGAAGGTTTATACACAATTAAAGTTGTCAGTTCTTGTCCTGCAAACTGGTTTTAGGTTTTTGGCTGCTCGGAATGACTATAGATTTAGGAGGCAAACCAAGGCAGCAACTATTGTTCAG GCTCACTGGCATCGTTATAAAGCTTTTTCATACCATGTAAAGCTAAAGAGGGCAGCAATTGTCACCCAGTGCATCTGGAGGGGAACGGTTGCAAGAAAAGAGCTTAGGAAGCTCAAAATG GCTGCACGAGAAACAGGTGCTCTCAAGGAAGCAAAGGATAAGCTTGAAAAGAAAGTGGAAGAACTCACATGGCGTTTGCAATTGGAAAAGCGCTTGAGG ACAGACCTAGAGGAAGCTAAAGGTCAAGAGATAGCAAAGTTACAAGGCTCTTTGCAAGAAATGCAAAGTAAAATGGAAGAGACGACTGCAGTTCTTATCAAGGAACGAGAGGCTGCAAAAAAGGCTATTGAAGAAGCACCTCCTGTTGTCAAGGAAACTACTGTTCTTGTTCAGGATACTGAGAAGATAAATTCCTTGACAGCTGAAGTGGAGAACTTGAAG GCCTCATTAGAATCAGAAAAACAACGCGCTGATGATTCTGAAAACAGGTGCATCGAAGCTCAACATATAAGCGAAGAAAGACAGAGGAAGTTACATGAAACAGAAGGAAAAGTACATCAACTCCAGGAATCTTTGAACAG GTTTGAAGAGAAGTTGGCAAATCTAGAGTCAGAAAATAAAGTGCTTCGTAAGCAGGCTGTATCCATGCCTCCCAATAAGTTGTTACCAGGACGTTCTAAATCAACACTGCAG AGGAGCTCTGAAAATGGTCATATTATTAATGGCGAGGCTAGGCCAATTGCA GATCCATACAGTGCATCTTTCAACATGAGGGAGTATTCTGAAGTAGACGATAAGCCACAGAAATCTCTCAATGAGAAACAGCAG GAAAATCAGGACTTGCTGATTAGGTGTATTGCTCGAGACTTAGGATTTGCAGTGAGCAGACCTGTTGCTGCCTGTATTACTTATAAATGCCTTCTGCAATGGAGATCATTTGAAGTTGAGCGCACTAGTGTTTTTGACCGTATTATTCAGACAATTGGTCATGCTATTGAG ACCCAGGATAATAATGAGGTCTTGGCTTATTGGCTTTCCAATGCTTCAACTTTATTGTTGCTCCTCCAACGTACATTGAAAGCAAGCGGTGCAGCAGGCATATCTCCACAACGCCGAAGGTCCTCATCTGCTACTATTTTCGGCAGGATGACTCAA AGTTTCAGGGGAACCCCGCAAGGCATGAACCTCTCTTTCGTGAATGGAAGTTTGACTGCTGTAGATAATTTACACCAAGTTGAAGCGAAGTATCCTGCTTTACTATTCAAACAACAACTTACGGCATATGTAGAAAAAATATATGGAATGATCCGGGATAATCTAAAGAAGGAGATATCTCCGTTGCTTGGTTTGTGCATTCAG GCCCCACGAACATCAAGAGCTAGTCTAGTCAAAGGATCTTCCCGCTCGCTTACAAATTCTGGTGCACAGCAAGCTTTGATTGCTCACTGGCAAGGGATCGTTAAGAGCCTTGACACTTTCTTGCACACATTGAAAGCCAATCAT GTGCCCCCTTTCTTAGTTCGGAAGGTGTTCACACAGATATTTTCCTTCATAAATGTACAGCTATTTAACAG TCTTCTACTGAGGAGAGAATGCTGCTCATTTAGTAATGGTGAATATGTTAAAGCAGGATTAGCTGAACTAGAAAATTGGTGCTATAAAGCAACTGATGAG TATGTAGGATCAGCTTGGGATGAACTAAAGCATATACGACAGGCTATTGGGTTCCTG GTCATTCATCAAAAGCCAAAGAAGACCCTGAATGAAATTAGCCATGACCTTTGTCCG GTGCTCAGTGTCCGACAGTTATATCGGATAAGTACAATGTACTGGGATGATAAATATGGGACACATAGTGTGTCCCCTGAG GTAATTTCAAATATGAGGGTGCTAATGACTGAAGACTCGAACAATCCTGTGAGCAACTCATTCTTATTGGATGATGACTCAAG CATACCATTTTCTGTTGATGACATATCAAAGACGATGAAACCTATTGATATATCCGACATTGAGCCACCACCACTTATTCGAGAGAACTCAGGCTTCATGTTCTTGTTGCCTCAAACCAACTAA
- the LOC135586648 gene encoding uncharacterized protein LOC135586648, with protein MCPSAIESVPVGIDIHSPDEELVLFLDQRKPGDAIPDNVVTEVNPFNVEPWNSPENIWYLYHSGAPRSPNGNSEMKVTRSGYWKPTNDLKIYTSTCAIGRKMTLEFYRGKEPFGERTGWVMYEYQAEQHMSNGYNSWFEIPYRTGVSIWARYRYGTVYRSVHPGVPSVPSTVAVLQCCYSVGTVTYGPRTESLSYRAVRTGMANHASKKNYGSLCRVFQQTDRRTNQEESFFSASAGDSGGEYIERILLTLLEKEEGNSSSRISANNSQTVAEKGQEQSALSSRRPDDPLPENSNENMFGTCDFSNGEFLEINDLYCPEIPSASSDNSSLMSVNSDEFFDTDALLRDIETDHGLGVEEELTYHRFSISVPTESSQVVIRPSPPGISILVPFHCSSINRTADLVIEDSNPASWLIRNGVTSHPEHSSSTDELWHDGKASTTSKSQGSQDNRIADTTHRRRTLKGNGLKSVRKIAKIGRKYCCFGSF; from the exons ATGTGCCCTTCTGCAATTGAGTCTGTGCCAGTTGGCATTGACATTCATTCACCTGATGAAGAACTTGTACTGTTCTTGGATCAAAGGAAACCTGGGGATGCCATTCCAGACAATGTTGTCACTGAAGTGAATCCTTTCAACGTTGAACCATGGAATTCTCCTG AAAACATTTGGTATCTGTACCATTCAGGGGCCCCGAGATCTCCTAATGGGAACTCTGAAATGAAAGTAACAAGATCTGGATATTGGAAGCCAACAAATGATCTTAAAATTTATACAAGTACCTGCGCTATTGGTAGAAAAATGACCCTGGAATTTTATAGAGGCAAAGAACCTTTTGGAGAAAGAACTGGGTGGGTGATGTATGAGTATCAGGCGGAACAGCATATGTCAAATGGATATAATTCCTGGTTcgaaataccgtaccgtaccggagtttcgatctgggctcggtaccggtacggtacggtataccgctcggtacacccaggtgtaccgagcgtgccgagcactgttgcagtgctacagtgctgctacagtgtcggaacggtaacatatggtccgcgtaccgaaagtctgtcgtaccgggcggtacggaccggtatgGCAAACCATGCCTCAAAG AAGAACTATGGTTCCTTGTGTAGAGTCTTTCAGCAAACTGATAGAAGGACAAATCAAGAAGAAAGTTTTTTTTCTGCTAGTGCAGGTGATTCTGGTGGTGAGTACATAGAACGAATATTGTTGACCCTTCTAGAGAAAGAAGAGGGCAACTCATCCTCGAGGATTTCAGCCAACAATTCCCAG ACTGTCGCTGAGAAAGGTCAGGAGCAATCAGCATTATCCAGCAGGAGGCCTGATGATCCTTTACCTGAGAATTCTAATGAGAACATGTTTGGAACTTGTGATTTTTCAAATGGAGAATTCTTGGAGATAAATGATCTATATTGTCCGGAGATACCTTCAGCTAGTTCAGATAATTCTAGCCTCATGTCAGTAAATTCTGATGAATTCTTTGATACTGATGCATTATTGAGGGATATTGAGACTGACCATGGTCTTGGAGTAGAAGAAGAGCTTACGTATCACAGGTTCAGTATCTCTGTACCTACAGAATCAAGTCAGGTGGTTATCAGGCCTTCCCCACCAGGTATATCAATTCTGGTCCCCTTCCATTGTA GTTCAATTAATAGAACTGCTGATCTTGTGATTGAAGATAGCAATCCAGCAAGTTGGTTGATTAGAAATGGAGTGACTTCACACCCAGAACATTCCTCATCAACTGATGAGTTGTGGCACGATGGAAAGGCTTCTACAACTAGTAAATCTCAGGGCAGTCAGGACAACCGAATTGCCGATACCACACATAGACGCAGGACTTTAAAGGGGAATGGATTAAAATCAGTCCGAAAGATTGCAAAGATAGGAAGAAAATACTGTTGCTTCGGATCATTTTGA